From a single Microbacterium terrisoli genomic region:
- the rpsL gene encoding 30S ribosomal protein S12 translates to MPTIQQLVRKGRSPKVNKTKAPALKSNPQQAGVCTRVYTTTPKKPNSAMRKVARVKLRNGTEVTAYIPGEGHNLQEHSLVLVRGGRVKDLPGVRYKIVRGALDTQAVKNRKQARSRYGAKKG, encoded by the coding sequence GTGCCAACCATTCAGCAGTTGGTTCGCAAGGGGCGCTCGCCGAAGGTCAACAAGACCAAGGCTCCCGCACTGAAGTCGAACCCGCAGCAGGCCGGCGTCTGCACCCGCGTCTACACGACGACCCCGAAGAAGCCGAACTCGGCGATGCGCAAGGTCGCTCGTGTCAAGCTCCGCAACGGCACCGAGGTCACCGCCTACATCCCCGGCGAGGGCCACAACCTGCAGGAGCACTCGCTCGTGCTCGTCCGCGGCGGTCGTGTGAAGGACCTCCCCGGTGTGCGCTACAAGATCGTCCGCGGTGCCCTGGACACCCAGGCCGTCAAGAACCGTAAGCAGGCTCGTTCCCGCTACGGCGCGAAGAAGGGTTGA
- the rpsG gene encoding 30S ribosomal protein S7 translates to MPRKGPAPKRPVVNDPVYGAPVVSQLVNKILVDGKKSLAESIVYGALQGVEAKNGQDAVATLKKALDNVRPTLEVKSRRVGGSTYQVPVEVKPHRANTLALRWLVSYAKGRREKTMTERLQNEILDASNGLGAAVKRREDTHKMAESNRAFAHYRW, encoded by the coding sequence ATGCCTCGTAAGGGTCCCGCCCCCAAGCGCCCTGTCGTCAATGACCCGGTCTACGGTGCGCCCGTCGTGTCGCAGCTGGTCAACAAGATCCTCGTCGACGGCAAGAAGTCGCTGGCCGAGTCGATCGTCTACGGCGCCCTGCAGGGCGTCGAGGCCAAGAACGGCCAGGATGCCGTCGCCACGCTGAAGAAGGCGCTCGACAACGTCCGCCCCACCCTCGAGGTCAAGAGCCGCCGCGTCGGCGGTTCGACCTACCAGGTGCCGGTCGAGGTCAAGCCGCACCGTGCGAACACGCTGGCGTTGCGCTGGCTCGTGAGCTACGCCAAGGGTCGTCGCGAGAAGACCATGACCGAGCGCCTGCAGAACGAGATTCTGGATGCCTCGAACGGCCTGGGTGCCGCGGTCAAGCGCCGCGAAGACACTCACAAGATGGCCGAGTCGAACCGCGCGTTCGCTCACTACCGCTGGTAA
- the fusA gene encoding elongation factor G, giving the protein MAQDVLTDLKKVRNIGIMAHIDAGKTTTTERILFYTGVNHKIGETHDGAATTDWMEQEQERGITITSAAVTCFWNGTQINIIDTPGHVDFTVEVERSLRVLDGAVAVFDGKEGVEPQSETVWRQADKYDVPRICFVNKMDKLGADFYFTVSTIVNRLKAKPLVLQLPIGAESDFVGVVDLVEMRALVWPGDSKGDVTMGAHYEVEEIPADLQAKAEEYRQQLLETVAESDEHLLEKYFGGEELTVAEIKGAIRKLTVAGDLYPVLCGSAFKNRGVQPMLDAVVDYLPSPEDVPAIEAHDPKDEEKVIERHPSSDEPFAALAFKIAVHPFFGRLTYVRVYSGHLDSGAQVLNATKGKKERIGKIFQMHANKENPVDHVTAGHIYAVIGLKDTTTGDTLADLAAPVVLESMTFPEPVLEVAIEPKTKADQEKLGVAIQKLAEEDPTFRVEQNSETGQTVIKGMGELHLDIIVDRMKREFKVEANVGKPQVAYRETIRKAVDRHDYTHKKQTGGSGQFAKIQFALEPLEVTAEKTYEFVNKVTGGRIPREYIEPTNQGFQDAMQVGVLAGYPMVGVKATLLDGASHDVDSSEMAFKIAGSMGFKEAVRKANPVILEPLMAVEVRTPEEYMGDVIGDLNSRRGQIQAMEDAQGVKVVRALVPLSEMFGYIGDLRSKTSGRAVYSMEFDSYAEVPKAVSEEIVQKTKGE; this is encoded by the coding sequence GTGGCACAAGACGTGCTCACCGACCTCAAGAAGGTCCGCAACATCGGCATCATGGCGCACATCGATGCCGGCAAGACGACGACGACCGAGCGCATCCTGTTCTACACGGGCGTCAACCACAAGATCGGTGAGACGCACGACGGTGCGGCCACGACCGACTGGATGGAGCAGGAGCAGGAGCGCGGCATCACCATCACCTCCGCCGCGGTGACCTGCTTCTGGAACGGCACCCAGATCAACATCATCGACACGCCCGGCCACGTCGACTTCACGGTCGAGGTCGAGCGGTCGCTGCGCGTGCTCGACGGCGCGGTCGCCGTGTTCGACGGCAAGGAGGGCGTGGAGCCCCAGTCCGAGACCGTGTGGCGTCAGGCCGACAAGTACGACGTGCCCCGCATCTGCTTCGTCAACAAGATGGACAAGCTGGGCGCCGACTTCTACTTCACGGTCTCCACGATCGTGAACCGTCTGAAGGCCAAGCCCCTCGTGCTGCAGCTGCCCATCGGAGCCGAGAGCGACTTCGTCGGCGTCGTCGATCTGGTCGAGATGCGTGCGCTGGTGTGGCCGGGTGATTCCAAGGGTGACGTGACCATGGGCGCCCACTACGAGGTGGAAGAGATTCCCGCCGACCTTCAGGCCAAGGCCGAGGAGTACCGCCAGCAGCTGCTGGAGACGGTCGCCGAGTCCGACGAGCACCTGCTCGAGAAGTACTTCGGCGGCGAGGAGCTCACGGTCGCCGAGATCAAGGGCGCGATCCGCAAGCTCACCGTCGCAGGCGACCTGTACCCGGTGCTGTGCGGTTCGGCATTCAAGAACCGCGGCGTGCAGCCCATGCTCGACGCGGTCGTGGACTACCTGCCCTCGCCCGAGGACGTGCCCGCCATCGAGGCGCACGACCCCAAGGACGAAGAGAAGGTCATCGAGCGCCACCCCAGCAGTGATGAGCCGTTCGCGGCGCTGGCGTTCAAGATCGCGGTGCACCCGTTCTTCGGGCGTCTCACGTACGTGCGCGTGTACTCGGGTCATCTCGACTCGGGCGCGCAGGTGCTCAACGCGACCAAGGGCAAGAAGGAGCGCATCGGAAAGATCTTCCAGATGCACGCCAACAAGGAGAATCCGGTCGACCACGTCACCGCCGGCCACATCTACGCCGTCATCGGCCTGAAGGACACCACCACCGGTGACACCCTGGCAGATCTGGCAGCCCCGGTGGTGTTGGAGTCCATGACCTTCCCCGAGCCCGTGCTTGAAGTGGCCATCGAGCCCAAGACCAAGGCCGACCAGGAGAAGCTGGGCGTTGCGATCCAGAAGCTGGCCGAAGAGGACCCGACGTTCCGCGTCGAGCAGAACTCCGAGACCGGTCAGACCGTCATCAAGGGCATGGGCGAGCTGCACCTCGACATCATCGTGGACCGCATGAAGCGCGAGTTCAAGGTCGAGGCCAACGTCGGCAAGCCCCAGGTCGCGTACCGCGAGACGATCCGCAAGGCCGTCGACCGTCACGACTACACCCACAAGAAGCAGACCGGTGGTTCCGGTCAGTTCGCGAAGATCCAGTTCGCGCTCGAGCCGCTGGAGGTCACGGCCGAGAAGACGTACGAGTTCGTGAACAAGGTCACCGGTGGCCGCATCCCGCGCGAGTACATCGAGCCGACCAACCAGGGCTTCCAGGACGCCATGCAGGTCGGCGTGCTGGCCGGCTATCCCATGGTGGGCGTGAAGGCGACACTGCTGGACGGTGCGTCGCACGACGTCGACTCGTCCGAGATGGCGTTCAAGATCGCCGGTTCGATGGGCTTCAAGGAGGCCGTCCGCAAGGCGAACCCGGTCATCCTCGAGCCGCTCATGGCCGTCGAGGTGCGCACGCCCGAGGAGTACATGGGTGACGTCATCGGCGACCTGAACAGCCGCCGCGGACAGATTCAGGCGATGGAGGACGCGCAGGGCGTGAAGGTCGTGCGCGCGCTCGTCCCGCTGTCGGAGATGTTCGGCTACATCGGTGATCTGCGCTCGAAGACCTCGGGCCGCGCCGTCTACTCGATGGAGTTCGACAGCTACGCAGAGGTCCCCAAGGCTGTGTCCGAGGAGATCGTCCAGAAGACCAAGGGCGAGTGA